One genomic window of Acuticoccus sediminis includes the following:
- a CDS encoding acyl-CoA dehydrogenase family protein: protein MADTTFLDWPFFEPRHKALAAEADAWAAGNVPALVDHHDADASCRRLVAALGAAGFLAYAVPESGVFDVRALSILRETFARHDALADFAFAMQGLGTGSVTLFADEAVKAAILPRARAGTAITAFALTEPDAGSDVAALALSATPAGNDAVRLDGEKIWISNGGIADSYVVFARSGEAPGARGLSAYWVPADTPGLTVAERLDTISPHPLARLAFEGVTIPAAHRIGAPGAGFKVAMATLDVFRTTVGAAALGFARRALDAALDRARSRAMFGGTLSDLPLAQAALAEMATEIDEAALLVYRAAWTRDAGAPRITREAAMAKMVATENAQKVIDRAVQLHGGEGVRSGSIPETLYRDIRALRIYEGATEVQKLIIARQLLSQPT from the coding sequence GTGGCCGATACCACGTTCCTCGACTGGCCCTTCTTCGAGCCGCGCCACAAGGCGCTCGCCGCCGAGGCCGACGCCTGGGCCGCCGGGAACGTGCCGGCGCTCGTCGACCACCACGACGCCGACGCCTCCTGCCGGCGTCTCGTCGCCGCGCTCGGCGCGGCGGGCTTCCTCGCCTACGCCGTTCCGGAATCCGGCGTCTTCGACGTGCGCGCCCTGTCGATCCTGCGCGAGACGTTCGCCCGGCACGACGCGCTCGCCGACTTCGCCTTCGCGATGCAGGGCCTCGGCACCGGCTCGGTCACGCTCTTCGCGGACGAGGCGGTCAAGGCCGCGATCCTGCCGCGCGCCCGGGCCGGCACCGCCATCACCGCCTTCGCCCTCACCGAGCCCGATGCCGGGTCCGACGTCGCCGCGCTGGCGCTCTCCGCCACGCCGGCCGGCAACGACGCCGTTCGGCTCGACGGCGAGAAGATCTGGATCTCCAACGGCGGGATCGCCGACTCCTACGTGGTGTTCGCCCGCTCAGGCGAGGCCCCGGGGGCGCGCGGCCTCTCCGCCTACTGGGTCCCCGCCGACACGCCGGGCCTGACGGTGGCCGAGCGGCTCGACACCATCTCGCCCCACCCCCTCGCCCGCCTCGCCTTCGAGGGCGTCACCATCCCGGCCGCCCACCGCATCGGCGCGCCGGGCGCGGGCTTCAAGGTGGCGATGGCGACGCTCGACGTCTTCCGCACCACGGTCGGCGCCGCCGCGCTGGGATTTGCCCGCCGCGCGCTCGACGCCGCCCTCGACCGGGCCCGCTCGCGCGCGATGTTCGGCGGCACCCTCTCCGACCTGCCGCTCGCCCAGGCCGCGCTCGCCGAGATGGCCACCGAGATCGACGAGGCCGCCCTCCTCGTCTACCGCGCCGCCTGGACGCGCGATGCCGGGGCCCCGCGCATCACCCGCGAGGCGGCCATGGCCAAGATGGTCGCCACCGAGAACGCCCAGAAGGTCATCGACCGCGCCGTCCAGCTCCACGGCGGCGAGGGCGTGCGGTCCGGCTCCATTCCCGAGACGCTCTACCGCGATATCCGCGCGCTGCGGATCTACGAGGGCGCCACGGAAGTCCAGAAGCTCATCATTGCCCGCCAGCTGCTGTCGCAGCCGACCTAG
- a CDS encoding enoyl-CoA hydratase family protein encodes MHQNAIAAPLGGFAPAHFRWDVADGIATVTLNRPERKNPLTFESYAELRDTFHALRHDRSIKAVVITGAGGNFSSGGDVFEIIEPLTKMGAADLHTFTTMTGDLVKEMRACPQPIVSAVEGVCAGAGAIVAMASDLRVAGAGAKVAFLFNRVGLAGCDMGACAMLPRIIGQGRASELLYTGRFLPAEEGERWGFFNRVVEGGAALDAAREMAAGIVAGPTFANGITKKMLQMEWAMGIDEAIDAEAMAQAFCMTTGDFTRAFNAFAAKQKPVFEGN; translated from the coding sequence ATGCACCAGAACGCTATCGCAGCCCCCCTCGGAGGGTTCGCCCCGGCCCACTTCCGCTGGGATGTCGCGGACGGCATCGCCACCGTCACGCTGAACCGCCCCGAGCGCAAGAACCCGCTGACGTTCGAGAGCTACGCCGAGCTGCGCGACACCTTCCACGCCCTGCGCCACGACCGGTCCATCAAGGCCGTCGTCATCACCGGCGCGGGCGGCAACTTCTCCTCCGGCGGCGACGTCTTCGAGATCATCGAGCCGCTGACGAAGATGGGCGCGGCGGACCTCCACACCTTCACCACCATGACCGGCGACCTGGTGAAGGAGATGCGCGCCTGCCCGCAGCCGATCGTCTCCGCCGTCGAGGGCGTGTGCGCGGGCGCCGGCGCGATCGTCGCCATGGCATCGGACCTGCGTGTCGCCGGCGCCGGGGCCAAGGTCGCCTTCCTGTTCAACCGCGTCGGGCTCGCCGGATGCGACATGGGCGCCTGCGCGATGCTGCCGCGCATCATCGGCCAGGGCCGCGCGTCGGAGCTTCTCTATACCGGCCGCTTCCTCCCCGCCGAGGAGGGCGAGCGCTGGGGCTTCTTCAATCGCGTCGTGGAGGGCGGCGCCGCGCTCGACGCCGCGCGGGAGATGGCCGCCGGGATCGTCGCGGGGCCGACCTTCGCCAACGGCATCACCAAGAAGATGCTGCAGATGGAATGGGCCATGGGCATCGACGAGGCGATCGACGCCGAGGCGATGGCGCAGGCCTTCTGCATGACGACCGGCGACTTCACCCGCGCCTTCAACGCCTTCGCTGCGAAGCAGAAGCCTGTCTTCGAGGGCAACTGA
- a CDS encoding MarR family winged helix-turn-helix transcriptional regulator, translating into MSARASDDMDSALGEPAAHEDHSADLRLWLRLLAVSNLIEAEIRRRLRERFNTTLPRFDLLAQLERAPEGILLGELSRRMMVSNGNVTGLVERLVQEGLIVRETPETDRRAVRVSLTPSGRAAFAEMAAEHSDWVGELLGGLGAAELDQLYHRLGDLKASVTSATEGKAKTRTGDA; encoded by the coding sequence ATGAGCGCGCGCGCGTCCGACGACATGGATTCCGCCCTCGGCGAGCCCGCCGCGCACGAGGACCACAGCGCCGACCTCCGCCTCTGGCTGCGCCTCCTCGCGGTCAGCAACCTCATCGAGGCGGAGATCCGGCGCCGCCTGCGCGAGCGGTTCAACACGACGCTGCCGCGGTTCGACCTCCTCGCCCAGCTCGAGCGGGCGCCCGAAGGGATCCTGCTCGGCGAGCTGTCGCGCCGCATGATGGTCTCCAACGGCAACGTCACCGGCCTCGTCGAGCGGCTGGTCCAGGAAGGCCTCATCGTCCGCGAGACGCCCGAGACCGACCGCCGGGCCGTGCGCGTCAGCCTCACCCCCTCCGGCCGCGCCGCCTTCGCGGAGATGGCGGCGGAACATTCCGACTGGGTCGGCGAGCTCCTCGGCGGCCTCGGCGCCGCCGAGCTCGACCAGCTCTACCACCGCCTCGGCGACCTCAAGGCCTCGGTCACGTCCGCCACCGAAGGCAAGGCCAAAACGCGGACAGGAGACGCCTGA
- a CDS encoding SDR family NAD(P)-dependent oxidoreductase encodes MSSPDTAPRHVLVTGATRGIGRAIAAAFVTAGDRVTVLGRTPESARAAAEALHAAGHVAADVTNEEALAAALHDAAEAHGPVDVLVNNAGGADTAPLARTTTGALRTMMALNVEPLLVAAKAVVPAMKAQGSGRIIAIASTAGLKGYAYVGAYCAAKHAAVGLTRALALELARTGITVNAVCPGFTDTDLVAGSIDALEQKTGRERADLLAEFTKVNPMGRLIDPDEVAAAVLWLASPAAAAVTGQAIAVSGGET; translated from the coding sequence TTGAGTTCGCCTGATACCGCCCCTCGCCACGTCCTCGTCACCGGTGCCACCCGCGGCATCGGGCGCGCGATCGCGGCAGCGTTCGTCACGGCCGGCGACCGCGTCACGGTTCTCGGCCGGACGCCCGAAAGCGCCCGCGCCGCGGCCGAAGCGCTCCATGCCGCCGGCCATGTCGCGGCCGACGTCACCAACGAAGAGGCTCTCGCCGCCGCTCTTCACGACGCCGCGGAGGCGCACGGCCCCGTCGACGTCCTCGTCAACAATGCCGGCGGCGCGGACACCGCCCCGCTCGCCCGCACCACCACCGGCGCCCTGCGCACCATGATGGCCCTCAACGTCGAGCCGCTTCTCGTCGCGGCGAAGGCGGTGGTGCCGGCCATGAAGGCGCAGGGCTCGGGGCGCATCATCGCCATCGCCTCCACCGCCGGGCTGAAGGGATACGCCTATGTCGGCGCCTACTGCGCGGCCAAGCACGCCGCGGTCGGCCTCACGCGGGCGCTCGCGCTGGAACTCGCCCGCACCGGCATCACGGTCAACGCCGTCTGCCCCGGCTTCACCGATACCGACCTCGTCGCCGGCTCCATCGACGCGCTGGAACAGAAGACCGGACGCGAGCGGGCCGATCTCCTCGCCGAGTTCACAAAGGTCAACCCGATGGGCCGCCTGATCGACCCGGACGAGGTCGCGGCCGCCGTCCTCTGGCTCGCGAGCCCTGCCGCGGCCGCCGTCACCGGGCAGGCGATCGCCGTTTCAGGAGGCGAAACATGA
- a CDS encoding flavin-dependent oxidoreductase, which yields MKVLIAGAGIGGLTTALMLHRRGIRATIYEQSPSVREVGVGINTLPHAIRELAEIGLLPALDDAAPRTRELFYYNRYGQEVWRELRGLDAGHAVPQFSIHRGRLQKVLYDAVIARLGPDAVKTGLGLAGFIENEGGVTAHFIDSVTGGPGLTARGDVLICADGIHSVGRRTFYPNEGPPKWNGVLMWRGATEFTPWRDGRSMAIGGGMGAKFVLYPIAHPEGGRQLMNWVVNIKMADGAASPPPKESWSRPAQRSMVLPYARRFNIPDYDVYALVETTPQAFEYPMCDRDPLPRWTFGRVTLLGDAAHPMYPVGSNGASQAILDARALADALQKAEHPRQALHAYEADRRPKTAEVVRLNRKGGPERVIDEAEKRAPGGFESIEDVMTKAERAAIVGGYAGKAGFAAAGQRQGGATSSAATPTPVAAK from the coding sequence ATGAAGGTTCTCATTGCCGGCGCGGGCATCGGTGGGCTGACCACGGCCCTGATGCTGCACCGCCGCGGCATCCGCGCCACGATCTACGAGCAGTCGCCCTCGGTGCGCGAGGTCGGGGTGGGCATCAACACCCTCCCCCACGCGATCCGCGAGCTCGCCGAGATCGGCCTCCTGCCGGCGCTCGACGACGCCGCGCCGCGCACGCGCGAACTCTTCTACTACAACCGCTACGGCCAGGAGGTGTGGCGCGAGCTGCGCGGCCTCGACGCCGGGCACGCGGTCCCGCAGTTCTCGATCCATCGCGGCCGGCTACAGAAGGTGCTCTACGACGCCGTCATCGCCCGCCTCGGCCCGGACGCGGTCAAGACCGGCCTCGGCCTCGCCGGCTTCATCGAGAACGAGGGCGGCGTCACCGCGCATTTCATCGATTCGGTCACCGGCGGGCCCGGCCTCACCGCGCGCGGCGACGTCCTCATCTGCGCCGACGGGATCCACTCGGTCGGCCGCCGCACGTTCTACCCGAACGAAGGGCCGCCGAAGTGGAACGGCGTCCTCATGTGGCGCGGCGCGACGGAGTTCACGCCCTGGCGCGATGGCCGCTCGATGGCGATCGGCGGCGGCATGGGCGCCAAGTTCGTGCTCTACCCGATCGCCCACCCCGAGGGCGGCAGGCAGCTCATGAACTGGGTGGTGAACATCAAGATGGCCGACGGGGCCGCCTCGCCGCCCCCCAAGGAGAGCTGGTCGCGTCCCGCGCAGCGCTCGATGGTGCTGCCCTACGCCAGACGTTTCAACATCCCGGACTACGACGTCTACGCCCTCGTCGAGACGACCCCGCAGGCGTTCGAGTACCCGATGTGCGACCGCGATCCGCTGCCGCGCTGGACCTTCGGCCGCGTGACGCTGCTGGGCGACGCCGCGCATCCGATGTACCCTGTCGGCTCCAACGGCGCGTCGCAGGCGATCCTCGACGCGAGGGCGCTCGCCGACGCGCTGCAGAAGGCCGAGCACCCCCGTCAGGCGCTCCACGCCTACGAGGCCGATCGTCGGCCGAAGACCGCCGAGGTCGTCCGGCTCAACCGCAAGGGCGGCCCGGAGCGCGTCATCGACGAGGCGGAGAAGCGCGCCCCCGGCGGCTTCGAGAGCATCGAGGACGTCATGACCAAGGCCGAGCGGGCCGCCATCGTCGGCGGGTACGCCGGCAAGGCCGGTTTCGCCGCCGCCGGCCAGAGGCAGGGCGGCGCCACAAGTTCCGCCGCCACCCCGACCCCGGTCGCCGCCAAATAG
- a CDS encoding cupin domain-containing protein, with protein sequence MTMTAGITRHGEGMDGIVWNILGQTYVPKQLTDASFSWHATFPPGTFVPPHIHPTQDEFIYMLEGRLTTVLEGSEGFAEPGDLIRLPRGLPHGLFNKSDAPVKCVFWVTPAARLYDLFWALHNLGPEADPAEVVAVSAKHEVDFLPPPDEAA encoded by the coding sequence ATGACAATGACCGCCGGCATCACCAGGCACGGCGAGGGCATGGACGGGATCGTCTGGAACATCCTGGGCCAGACCTACGTGCCCAAGCAGCTCACGGACGCTTCGTTCTCGTGGCACGCGACCTTCCCCCCGGGGACCTTCGTGCCGCCGCACATCCACCCGACGCAGGACGAGTTCATCTACATGCTGGAGGGCCGCCTCACGACGGTCCTCGAGGGCAGCGAGGGCTTTGCCGAGCCGGGCGACCTCATCCGCCTGCCCCGCGGCCTGCCGCACGGGCTCTTCAACAAGTCCGACGCGCCGGTGAAGTGCGTCTTCTGGGTGACCCCGGCGGCGCGGCTCTACGATCTCTTCTGGGCGCTGCACAACCTTGGGCCCGAGGCGGATCCGGCCGAAGTCGTCGCCGTGTCGGCCAAGCACGAAGTGGACTTCCTGCCGCCGCCGGACGAGGCCGCATAA